A genome region from Nocardia sp. NBC_00565 includes the following:
- a CDS encoding ATP-binding cassette domain-containing protein produces the protein MNAVSRSDSMGGGGRETGGPLIEAIDIGKSYGGVVALRDVSTVVNAGQVTCILGDNGAGKSTLIKILAGVHQHDRGELKLDGESVRLSSPREALDHGIATVYQDLAVVPLMSVWRNFVLGSEPTVGYGPLRLLDRRKGRDIARQALADMGIEIRDMEQPVGTLSGGQRQCVAIARAVHYGAKVLILDEPTAALGVKQAGVVLKYVVQARDRGLGVILITHNPHHAFPVGDRFLLLKRGAMLGSYEKSEIDLPELTRQMAGGAELDALQHELQRVVTP, from the coding sequence ATGAACGCAGTATCGCGCAGCGATTCCATGGGGGGTGGTGGCCGGGAGACGGGTGGGCCACTGATCGAAGCGATCGATATCGGCAAGAGCTACGGCGGTGTCGTCGCGCTGCGCGACGTCTCGACCGTGGTGAACGCGGGACAGGTCACCTGCATCCTCGGCGACAACGGCGCGGGCAAGTCGACGCTCATCAAGATCCTCGCCGGTGTGCACCAGCACGACCGAGGTGAGCTGAAACTCGACGGTGAATCGGTCCGATTGTCCTCGCCCCGAGAGGCTCTGGACCACGGTATCGCGACCGTGTACCAGGACCTCGCGGTGGTGCCGCTGATGAGCGTCTGGCGCAACTTCGTGCTCGGCTCGGAGCCGACCGTCGGCTACGGACCGCTGCGACTGCTCGACCGCCGCAAGGGCCGCGATATCGCGCGACAGGCGTTGGCGGACATGGGAATCGAGATCCGCGACATGGAACAGCCGGTCGGCACGCTCTCCGGCGGCCAGCGCCAGTGCGTCGCGATCGCCAGGGCCGTGCACTACGGCGCCAAGGTACTCATCCTGGACGAACCAACCGCCGCACTCGGCGTGAAACAGGCCGGTGTCGTGCTGAAGTACGTTGTGCAGGCCCGGGATCGCGGACTCGGGGTCATTCTGATCACCCACAACCCGCACCACGCCTTCCCGGTCGGCGACCGCTTCCTGCTGCTCAAACGCGGCGCGATGCTCGGCTCCTACGAGAAGTCCGAGATCGACCTGCCGGAGCTGACCCGGCAAATGGCCGGTGGCGCCGAACTCGACGCACTGCAGCACGAATTACAACGGGTGGTCACACCGTGA
- a CDS encoding ABC transporter permease: MTVATKPSELSPSTPPEGPSLFQRLVVRPEIGALLGAALVFVFFSIITDRFLSPLGVATWLDDSSTLGIMAVAVALLMIGGEFDLSAGVMTASTALVTALLAVHAGWNVWLALLVSLIFALIVGAFNGWLVMRTGLPSFIVTLGTFLALQGLNLGVTRWITGTVQVSGIRSADGYNSAGWVFASTLNIGDTHLQASVVWWVVLTAIAALVLVRTKFGNWIFAVGGALPSARAVGVPANGTKILLFMTTAFAGWVVGSCSILRFSSVQANQGVGLELHYIIAAVVGGCLLTGGFGSAVGAAIGALIFGMARQGIVFAGWDSDWFMLFLGVLLLAAVLVNNVFKKRAERVRR; encoded by the coding sequence ATGACTGTTGCCACAAAACCTTCCGAGTTATCTCCGAGCACTCCGCCGGAGGGTCCGTCGCTGTTCCAGCGGTTGGTCGTGCGACCGGAGATCGGCGCATTACTCGGCGCCGCACTGGTTTTCGTATTCTTCTCGATCATTACCGACCGGTTCCTCAGCCCGCTCGGCGTCGCGACCTGGCTGGACGATTCGTCCACGCTGGGCATCATGGCGGTCGCGGTGGCGCTGTTGATGATCGGGGGTGAATTCGATCTGTCGGCCGGTGTCATGACCGCCTCTACCGCGCTGGTCACCGCCTTGCTCGCGGTGCACGCGGGCTGGAATGTCTGGCTGGCACTGCTGGTTTCGCTGATCTTCGCGCTGATCGTCGGTGCGTTCAACGGGTGGCTGGTGATGCGCACGGGCCTACCGAGCTTCATCGTCACCCTCGGCACGTTTCTCGCGCTGCAGGGCCTGAACCTCGGCGTGACCCGCTGGATCACCGGAACCGTTCAGGTGTCGGGCATTCGGAGCGCCGACGGCTACAACTCGGCCGGATGGGTCTTCGCGTCGACATTGAATATCGGTGACACCCACCTGCAGGCATCGGTCGTCTGGTGGGTCGTACTCACCGCGATCGCGGCACTTGTCCTGGTGCGCACCAAGTTCGGCAACTGGATCTTCGCGGTGGGCGGCGCACTGCCCAGCGCGCGGGCCGTCGGCGTGCCCGCGAATGGGACCAAGATCCTGCTCTTCATGACCACCGCGTTCGCGGGCTGGGTCGTCGGATCCTGCAGCATCCTGCGGTTCTCCAGCGTGCAGGCGAATCAGGGTGTCGGGCTGGAGCTGCACTACATCATCGCGGCCGTGGTCGGCGGCTGCCTGCTGACCGGCGGGTTCGGTTCGGCGGTCGGCGCCGCGATCGGTGCGCTGATCTTCGGCATGGCGCGTCAGGGCATCGTCTTCGCCGGATGGGACAGCGACTGGTTCATGCTGTTCCTCGGGGTGCTGCTGCTGGCGGCGGTGTTGGTCAACAACGTTTTCAAGAAGCGAGCCGAAAGGGTACGCCGATGA
- a CDS encoding substrate-binding domain-containing protein → MSVEKHTAWWRRSRRLTPWLAAATILAACSGPGQDAPAPTQSPVAQGKLGSVAVVTHGSPGDAFWNVVKNGAEAAGKDLGVRVEYNSSGDPGQQAKLIDNAVAQGVDGLVVSMANPEALRPSIEKAVAAGIPVVTINSGESESAEFGAIGHVGQSETLAGQAAGKRLADAGRKKLLCVIHEAGNIGANQRCDGATKAFGNGTTLQVDINNPTDAQSRIKGALEADRSIDAVLTLNSQVAARAVDGVKESRSAATVATFDLNTDVVEAIRAGKLLFAVDQQQYEQGYLPVVMLQLYRTNLNSVGGGAPVQTGPAFVDKNNVEAVAARVALGMR, encoded by the coding sequence ATGTCAGTCGAAAAACACACGGCGTGGTGGCGGCGATCGCGCCGCCTGACGCCGTGGCTGGCCGCGGCCACCATCCTCGCCGCGTGTAGCGGGCCGGGGCAAGATGCGCCCGCGCCGACCCAATCCCCGGTCGCCCAAGGCAAATTGGGCTCCGTCGCGGTGGTGACGCACGGCAGCCCGGGTGACGCCTTCTGGAATGTCGTGAAGAACGGCGCGGAGGCGGCAGGCAAGGATCTCGGCGTCCGTGTCGAATACAACTCCTCCGGTGACCCGGGCCAGCAGGCCAAACTCATCGATAACGCCGTCGCACAAGGTGTGGACGGACTGGTCGTATCGATGGCCAACCCGGAGGCGCTGCGGCCTTCGATCGAAAAGGCCGTCGCCGCAGGCATTCCCGTGGTCACCATCAATTCGGGCGAGAGCGAGAGCGCTGAGTTCGGCGCGATCGGTCATGTGGGACAAAGCGAGACGCTGGCCGGGCAGGCCGCGGGTAAACGCCTCGCCGACGCGGGCCGCAAGAAGCTGCTCTGCGTGATCCACGAGGCGGGCAATATCGGCGCCAATCAACGGTGTGACGGCGCGACCAAGGCCTTCGGCAACGGGACCACACTGCAGGTGGACATCAACAACCCCACCGACGCTCAGTCCCGCATCAAGGGCGCACTGGAGGCGGACCGGTCCATCGACGCGGTGCTGACGCTGAATTCACAGGTCGCCGCCCGCGCGGTGGACGGAGTGAAGGAGTCGCGGTCCGCCGCGACGGTCGCGACCTTCGACCTGAATACCGATGTGGTCGAGGCCATTCGGGCGGGCAAACTGCTGTTCGCCGTGGACCAGCAGCAGTACGAGCAGGGCTACCTGCCGGTCGTCATGCTGCAGCTGTATCGGACGAACCTGAACTCGGTCGGTGGTGGCGCACCGGTGCAGACGGGCCCCGCCTTCGTCGACAAGAACAATGTCGAAGCCGTCGCCGCCCGCGTGGCACTGGGCATGCGCTGA
- a CDS encoding TIM barrel protein, with the protein MPEPLRIAAAPISWGVCEVPGWGHVLDARTVLTEMVALGISAMELGPPGYLPQDPVELRALLNGFGITAVGGFLALALHRDPEQAIEAARTNAALFAATGAQMIVLAAATGLDGYDTRPELSDKEWQTLIETAATIRDVAAEHGLRTVLHPHVGTYIESEAEVDRFLADSDLDLCLDTGHLLIGGSDPVRLAQRRPDRIGHIHLKDVRNVIADQVRSGAIEYSDAVRRGIYVPLGEGDVDIDALVRSVRAAGYRGWYVIEQDTAVRPDDSAELPSRDTARSLAYLAAIGSALGDARSHWARI; encoded by the coding sequence ATGCCCGAACCACTTCGTATCGCGGCCGCACCAATCTCCTGGGGAGTCTGCGAGGTCCCCGGTTGGGGGCATGTGCTCGACGCTCGAACCGTCTTGACCGAGATGGTCGCCCTCGGCATCTCCGCGATGGAGCTGGGCCCACCGGGCTACCTACCGCAGGACCCGGTCGAACTACGTGCCCTGCTGAACGGTTTCGGCATCACCGCGGTCGGTGGCTTCCTCGCCCTCGCGCTGCACCGCGATCCTGAGCAGGCGATCGAGGCGGCCCGGACGAACGCCGCGCTGTTCGCCGCGACCGGCGCCCAAATGATCGTCCTCGCGGCCGCGACCGGACTCGACGGATACGACACGCGCCCAGAGCTTTCCGACAAAGAGTGGCAGACCCTCATCGAAACCGCCGCCACCATCCGGGATGTCGCCGCCGAACACGGACTGCGCACCGTACTGCACCCACACGTCGGCACCTACATCGAGAGCGAAGCCGAAGTAGACCGCTTTCTCGCCGATTCCGACCTCGACCTGTGCCTCGACACCGGCCACCTGCTCATCGGCGGCAGCGATCCGGTGCGCCTGGCCCAGCGCCGCCCGGACCGGATCGGACACATCCACCTCAAGGATGTCCGCAACGTCATCGCCGACCAAGTCCGCAGCGGCGCAATCGAATACAGCGACGCCGTCCGCAGGGGCATCTACGTCCCGCTGGGCGAGGGTGATGTCGACATCGACGCACTGGTACGAAGCGTCCGCGCCGCCGGTTACCGCGGCTGGTATGTCATCGAACAGGACACCGCGGTGCGCCCGGACGACTCGGCGGAGCTGCCGAGCCGGGACACCGCACGCAGCCTGGCATATCTCGCGGCCATCGGCTCCGCGCTCGGCGACGCCCGATCCCATTGGGCTCGAATCTAG
- a CDS encoding LacI family DNA-binding transcriptional regulator: protein MTRPTMEDVAARAGVSRALVSLVMRNSPKVSEHRRRAVLAAAKDLGYQPHIMARSLASRTSNIVGVMVSDLHNAFFADVVEGMDAAAQDAGLELILNTGRRSAARERTALESLLSFRPGGVIMLSPVLPAAAIRDAAAKCPLVLVSRSSTIADVDTVNDDGEIGAGLAVDHLVSLGHRRIVHLDGGGAFTSASRRRGYRDAMKRHELEPMIIASEHTDSAGIAAVQKLLNLFSRNNFPTALVCGNDFNAVGAMSALEEAGLRVPQDVSVVGYDNTSLAALRHFALTTIDQPRIQMGRLAIEALSERLREERTEPVRRRLQPSLVVRSTTAAPTN from the coding sequence ATGACACGACCAACCATGGAAGATGTCGCCGCGCGCGCCGGAGTCTCCCGCGCCCTGGTCTCGCTCGTCATGCGCAACTCCCCCAAGGTCAGCGAACATCGCCGCCGCGCGGTGCTGGCGGCCGCGAAAGACCTCGGCTACCAACCGCACATCATGGCGCGCTCGTTGGCGAGCCGCACCTCGAACATCGTCGGAGTCATGGTCTCCGACCTGCACAATGCCTTCTTCGCCGACGTTGTGGAGGGTATGGACGCGGCGGCGCAGGATGCCGGCCTCGAGCTGATCCTGAACACCGGCCGGCGCAGCGCTGCCCGGGAACGCACCGCATTGGAGAGTCTGCTGTCTTTCCGGCCGGGTGGGGTCATCATGCTGTCGCCGGTGTTGCCTGCGGCGGCGATTCGCGATGCCGCGGCGAAGTGCCCGCTGGTTCTCGTCTCGCGGAGTTCGACCATCGCCGACGTCGACACGGTGAACGACGATGGTGAAATCGGCGCGGGACTCGCCGTCGACCATCTGGTGTCATTGGGTCACCGACGCATCGTGCATCTCGACGGCGGTGGCGCTTTTACCTCGGCATCGCGGCGCCGCGGCTATCGCGACGCGATGAAGCGGCACGAGCTCGAGCCGATGATCATCGCGAGTGAACACACCGACTCGGCGGGTATCGCCGCCGTGCAAAAGTTGCTGAATCTGTTCTCCCGGAACAATTTTCCGACCGCGTTGGTGTGCGGCAACGACTTCAACGCGGTGGGCGCGATGTCGGCTCTGGAGGAGGCGGGATTGCGTGTGCCACAGGATGTTTCCGTCGTCGGTTACGACAACACGTCACTGGCGGCGCTTCGTCATTTCGCGCTGACCACCATCGATCAGCCACGAATTCAGATGGGCCGCTTGGCGATCGAGGCATTGTCCGAACGCCTTCGCGAAGAACGCACCGAGCCGGTTCGTCGCCGACTACAACCTTCGCTGGTCGTCCGCTCCACGACGGCCGCGCCCACCAATTGA